The following coding sequences lie in one bacterium genomic window:
- the gmd gene encoding GDP-mannose 4,6-dehydratase, which yields GSNLITVLHDIRPDEVYTLGAQSHVRVSFDQPIYTVNVDALGTLRLLEAIRMVNPRIRFYQASSSEMYGKAQEFPQTEKTPFYPRSPYGCAKVFSYWQTVNYREAYNLFACNGILFNHESPRRGETFVTRKITRAATRIKLGLAGKLFLGNLDARRDWGYAGDYVEAMWLMLQHDKPGDYVIATGETHSIREFLDETFGYLDLDWHEYVEIDPRYYRPTEVDVLLGDASRARTTLGWTVKVTFRELVRMMVDADMKLAERERVVQNYENGAQS from the coding sequence GGTTCCAACCTGATCACCGTGCTGCACGACATCAGACCGGACGAGGTGTACACTCTCGGCGCACAGTCGCATGTCAGGGTTTCGTTTGACCAGCCGATCTATACAGTGAATGTCGATGCCCTCGGGACGCTGAGACTCCTCGAAGCCATCCGGATGGTCAATCCCCGCATCAGGTTCTATCAGGCATCGTCGAGCGAGATGTACGGCAAGGCGCAGGAATTCCCGCAGACCGAGAAGACACCGTTCTACCCGCGAAGCCCGTACGGATGCGCAAAGGTTTTCTCCTACTGGCAGACCGTGAACTACCGTGAAGCCTACAACCTGTTTGCATGCAACGGTATCCTTTTCAACCATGAATCCCCGCGGAGGGGCGAAACCTTCGTGACACGGAAAATCACCCGCGCCGCTACACGTATCAAGCTCGGACTCGCCGGAAAACTCTTTCTCGGCAATCTCGATGCGCGCCGTGACTGGGGATATGCGGGCGACTATGTCGAGGCGATGTGGCTCATGCTTCAGCACGACAAACCCGGCGATTATGTCATAGCCACCGGTGAAACCCATTCGATACGGGAATTCCTCGATGAGACGTTCGGATATCTCGATCTCGACTGGCATGAATATGTCGAAATCGACCCCCGTTATTACCGGCCCACCGAAGTCGATGTACTTCTTGGCGATGCCTCCAGGGCTCGCACGACGCTCGGATGGACGGTAAAGGTCACCTTCAGGGAGCTCGTACGGATGATGGTCGATGCTGACATGAAACTGGCCGAACGTGAGCGCGTTGTACAAAATTACGAAAACGGTGCGCAGTCATGA